TCTTAAAACGTAATCATCAAAATTCCATTGTTGTTGGTGAGCGAGTTTGGTTTTGCTAGCCCCGGCGCCACGGAGGTCAACGATCCAGGTGTCAAAACCGGCCTGATGCAGGAATTTTGCCAAATTTAAATCTTCATCAGGAAAGTCAAGATTGAACCGATTACTCGCTAAACCATGAACTAAAAGCACCGGATAGCGAGTTTTTTTTAAATCCCCTGGGTAGCGGTAGAGTGATAGAGTCCATTGATCTTGGGTATTTACGGTATGAACGATGGGGTGGCTCGAGGGGTTTGCCGACATGACGGATCTCAGTGTAGAGGTTTTGTATTGAAATTCAATTTATTTATTTTATGTTGTCTTTTTCAGGATTGTATGGGAACTCGCATTTCCAAATCGTTCATGTAGGGTTTTTAGGAGACAACTCATTATGGCAAATAAAACCGATAAGCTAGCCAACCAGCCCGAAGGTCAATTTTACGTGGATAGCCAGTGCATCGATTGCAATCTGTGCCGTGAAACCGCACCCGATAATTTCAAACGCAACGACGATGGTGGTTATTCTTATGTTTTTAAGCAACCTACCACCGACGAC
This genomic window from Deltaproteobacteria bacterium contains:
- a CDS encoding ferredoxin: MANKTDKLANQPEGQFYVDSQCIDCNLCRETAPDNFKRNDDGGYSYVFKQPTTDDEKKLCQEALESCPVEAIGNDGP